The Nicotiana tabacum cultivar K326 chromosome 1, ASM71507v2, whole genome shotgun sequence genome segment atataaaaataataaaacagaCATGCATAAGGGAATGTCACATCAACAGAAGCATTTAGGATTACACTCCAAAGTTTCAGATTGTGCATTGCTCATAAACTTATGTAACAGGgattctaaaaaatatatatgtgcatatttgagaaaaaaatagtatttttagATCCACCATTGTTATACATACACAACATAACATAAGTTAAATACTAAAGTAGTTTAATAGATTAATCACCTACATGCAGTCGACCAATTCTCTAATAGTTTTAACTTCTACAATTCCAGCAGCCAACACGTCAGAAACAGAATAACTACACTGAGAAGGTATTTGACTGATCCTGAAAGAGTTAGCTTCATTCACACTTGCCAATCTGCATTTACGCAAAGTTGTATTTGttttaattataaacaataatTTTTTTAGTATCCACATAAACGTTTTTTCAAATAACTAACCTGGACTTAAAATCAACAGCTTGAGGAAGATTCGTATTAATCCAGAGCTTTGAAGCATGCCACGTATTACGCACAGAATACCTGCCTATATATAACTTTAGTTTCAGAACCAAAAAATTAACATAAAATAAATCTCTCATGTCAGCAAGACAATTGAGATACCTTGAAATTTGTGTGCTTTTATCATCTGCATAACCACTATAACTGGCTGATAGGGTGATCCCTCCAAATGTagcaagatttggtctacaaatTCTCCTAAAAAATGCCGAAATATTATTCCTCCTACATAAATTATATAACAACTTAATCACATGATAAGTAATCTTGTTAAAATATATAACAAAGTAAAGTCATAGATACAATCTTACTCATGATCTTCAAGCTCCACATTCATAAAAGTACTGGTCTTATCACCTTGGTTATGTGATTTTACTTCACCATAACCTCTCTTATGACatctataatatttttttttaaagtcacTACAAAGTTGATAAGACATTCAACTAAAAGAACTGCAAAAGGAATAATTACCGAAGAGTTCACTTTCATCAACATCAAGTTGATTTACTAAATACTCATAAGGTCTTAAGTCGAAGATACTCatactgaaaaagctgaccattTAATTCCTCTACAGTCGTCTTATGAGTAAATGCCAACTTCAATTTATGTTGCGTGTATTTAAGTTTCATATTATTTGGTCCAACCACAAAGTTCTTCATAAAGTACAAACCCAATTCCTCTATCTTTGGTTTGAACATACGTATAAGAGATTGACCAACAGTCACATGGATCTGATCGCCCCAGAAACAAACAATTCATAAATAATATTGAATCAGGGAAATTCTCAATTATAGAGTGTTGTCACAGATTATATTAAACAATCAAGCACCAATgagtaaaatataatatttgaagGCCTACCTTTCCCAAATAACACATAATGCATATTTTATGTTAATTACTATTCATATGACACTAATCTTAGATATTTTATAGTTTAATATATCCAAAAATGTTCTTGCCcatgaaaaaaattaattcaaaaaaaaaaaaacacaaatgaTTTCAAGTATATAAAAATTCTTTTCTACTTTAGAAAAAAGTATTTACTTTAAGGCTTGGCGAACACTTCTTTACTTTGTTGActgataaacaaataaaaaagaatgcACCTTTTCATTTTAGAATAAGTAATATATTTCAATCTAGATCATAAAAACTGAAATTGCAGTTAATTAAATACACGCAGAACCTGATGAATTCCATAGTACAAATCAGAAGATGGAGATTGTAGTCGAAATATGGGAAAAAATAAATGCATCTAAAAAGGAATGCACCTTTTCGtcttgaataattaatttaaggGAGAACAGATTGTCTGGTTTATCGTGGTCTAGAACATGTCACAATCTCACTAATCGTACCGTCAAATTCCAACTCATCTTGTTACTCGATATATCATTGGTATAGTTAACTTTTGCCGTCATATTTTGCCTTAGAGAAAGTTTGATCAAAGAATTATTTGTACAAAATTATATGCTCggtaaaacatatatatatatatatatatatatatatatatatatatatatatatatatatatatatatatatatatatgtactgaAGACAAACCCTAAGcagtaatttaataaaaaaattcagttgctatatatatgtgtaaagtatataatatatatttgcaTATCATTTTACTTGCTATAGATAAGAAACAAAATACGTGTGTTTAGGTGCATTAACTTTATGAAaaagaaattttcataaaaagagcCGGAAAAATATGTGATTCAGCCCATAAATGTAAGGGCAAATAGAAATTTGAATTCCAAGCAACTAATATAGGGTTTATATCTAAAATTAAGGAGGAAAGTCATCTGCACAAACATACCTCGAACTGGATTTTGGTTGGAAATGATAAAATGTAATTGCTGCTGGGAAATTATGAATCTTTTCCAAGCAGAAATTTCTCCATTTTAGATAATAACCATTCCGATCTGAGGAGGTCTTTGCGCGTTTCTGATTTTGTAGACATACACTATTTCTTGTTGCTAATTTTCTTCTCATCTTCCATGACCAAGTGATGTTGACAATTGAGTTAAGATGagaatttagaatttttttagGAAGAGATAGAGATAAAAAACTTTAGTAAACATGAAACATGATTCTTTTGTTTAAGATGTAATGTTTCTGTAATTTTCAatgttttttaatttatttagttGAAAACATATATAATGGTAAGTGGAATTTTCTAGAAAAGAGGCGATAAATTGGGATGATTGagtgttttttggccgaaaattttgtatattaaaacatttattttaattgaaattataagtTGCCAAATGTCTTGTTAATAGGTTGCCACTTGACTTTTTAATAACTTGCCCTTGGCTAAATGAGAAGgcaaactttcttgctttaatatatatatagatttgatacacatatgatacatatgtgatatacAAATGAcacacagtgtgatacacatattatctttttgagattttttctttcctataccatatatgaaactttattaccaaaaatgtgcATAGTTTCTAATTTATCCGCCCTGTCTACATTTTTTCTACAGTTATTATACCAATCATTAAATACTAATTAATAGTAGCTGAATATTCCTAATTTGTCGAGCTAAAATTGAGGAACAGAATATTCTAAAAAGATTTTGCGTAAATCAGATCAAATCATATTCTTCCAGATATTCCTATTTAGGCGCGCTACAATTATGGAAgtaaatattcttccagatattttccaccattgatagccattaaaaagtttgaaagctttgaattcaaatttgggttttcaaaaattattatttgtttggattgggtgttgttgaaaataatcggaaaaatggtttggagtttatatttcaattttgaggggttttggtgaagattagacttggttttgactgaatttcagattgaaactcgaagaagaagaagaagaagaagaagaagaagaagaagaagaagaagaagaagaagaagaaaaagaacacatattgcagaaattgtagataaattatagattatttgtattctgattgtagatgctttattttctattttcacaaataaaaaacggCTAAAACTcctacaaatcttctgaaaaaacgcaattatgtcaaaaatcacaattatgctacaattagatgggaattgggatataaaaatttaatgtacccagtttgtagatattttgtagataaattgtagattatttgtattctgattgtagatgctttgttttctgttttcacaaatcaaaaacgactaaaacttctacaaatcttctgcaaaaaacgtAATTACGTCGAAaatgccaattatgctacaatcgaataggaattgggatattaaaattcaatgtaccaagtttgtagatattttgtagataaattgtagattatttgtattctgattgtagatgcattgttttctgttttcacaaatctaAAACGACTAAAACTCctacaaaatcttctgcaaaaaatacaattatgtcgaaaataccaattaagctataattgaatgggaattgggatattaaaattcaatgtacccagtttgtagatattttgtagataaattgtagattatttgtattctgattgtagatgcgttgttttctgttttcacaaatcaaaaacgactaaaacttctacaaatcttctgcaaaaattttttctacaatttatctacaatttatctacaattgctgcaattcttcttcttcttcttcttcttcttcttcttcttcttcttcttcttcttcttcttcttcttcttcgagtttcaatctgaaattcagccaaaatcaagtctaaatcttcaccaaaacccctcaaaattgagatataaactccaaaacatattcccaattatttacaacaacacccaatcaaaacaaataatgatttttgaaaacccaaatttgaattcaaagcttcaaagctttttaatggctgtcaatggtggaattggtGCTCTCTTGTCTCTTTGAAGGtttgttcttcttcattgagaaaatttgaaactgaaggtaaatgtgtgtatgaactttgaagatttgacttcaattttgatgaactttgttgttcttcattgatgaacttcaactgGAGTAAAATGGGGAACCAACTTTGTTAAAGGGTTTCTTCAATTTTCTGTGAATTTAGAGGGAGAATTTGGTTTCAGAAGatgaaaaatagtaaaaagaacGTGGGTATGGGTAAAACGCGGGTGAGACTGAGAGGTTAGGAGAGAGAAACGTGcagattcctttaattaaggagatGTAagtataattaattttttaattatatattttttgtttttttcctactaagaatatatatatatatatgtgtgtgtgtgtgtgtgtgtatttgtaTGTTGTTTTGCAGTCCAAGTTCTTAATTCCAGCTGAAGGAGAGAAGTGGGTAATGACTGGTCTTCGTGATGTTTGAAAGCGACACAATAGAAATAttaagaagaaatattttgataaaaatgctaCTATTGACGAAATGCTACAAAATTGTGTCAATGAGATACCCGAAGTTCAATTCCGTCAATTGATTGAGTATTGGGATGACGAAGATGTCCAAGTAAGATTAAACCGTGCATTTCTATATTTTCTACCTATGTTACAGTATGTTACAAATGGCATTTCTACATTTCTACATTTTCTACCTATTGTAGCTACCTACTATAGTTTTAGTAGAGCTTTCAATATCAGAGCAAACTTGAGAAATTAATTACAGTCTTCATACGATGTAGAGTTAGTACACTCATAGAGGTTGATACTTTGAGCATTTTGTATGCAACTTGCAAGCCTTAATACATTGTCTAACACCATATAGTATGCATTGAGCTGTATAGATTAATGCACCAGTAGCAATAAAGGATGGTGGGAAATTAAGAATTTGATGGCCACCTGGGATTCTGCCTTCAACTGCTGCTACTAATATTAGTGAAAAAATAGAAGCAATAAAGGCCACATTTAAATTATATTGTTAGCAACATGTATATTGTTTCCTTTTTGAtttattaattaatatgcttCTTTTGTAGTTAGGCTATGTGCcaattaaattctgaaaataggaaaaaacaaAAGTGGAGGCATCGAATAGGACCTATTAATTTTGCAAGAGTGCATGTGGCATTGGTAATATTTAGTCGACACTTTGTAATCTGACTTTCATTTCTATTTGTACTTTGTCGGAACACagtgatattttttttatatcttctttgatGTAATTTGTAGCGCGCAAGCAAAGAGAACAACGAGGAACCATCAAACTCTGAAATATTTATTACAACTCGTACAAAGAAAGGGAAGGTAGTTCATACGGATACTCAAGTTGCAATAGTAAGTCATGCTGCAAGTTAAGtcttgttattgtattttctctctttaaCTGAATGTGTTTCATTAATATGGTTTTATTTGTACAAGATGTTAGATATTTGTCAACCCTTCTCAAATAATATGATTATACCTGCACAAGATTTTTAATATGATGTTGCCTGCACAGAATTCTCCATTTTGTATCTGTGAGTCATAAAggttgaataaaaataaatattcagaAGTAGATGATATTATTTATTTCAGAAGTAGTCATTTGGAGCAGATACTTGTCCAGTCTAGTAGAAGCTCGAACCACCATTGTCCAGTCTTCCCCAGTTGATTTCCTTGCTATTCCATTGTCCTTAGATTTAACATCCTTTGATCCAGTAACTTATCAAGTAGTTTCCCCGTTACTGCTGAAATTTTCAGCTTGCAAAGCAATCTCACGATCCTCCTTGTCACTTTAGGTTCAACGGCTTCTTGTGAATCTTCCTTTTGCACAACCTGCTCGCTTCTATCCTTCAAAAGAGATGTTTGTGCACCAGCAGTAGATTGATTATCAATTGGATGAGTAGCATCTTTAGCTTCCACACCTGTTGATTTATCAGTTGTTTAACCCAATCTAACAGTAGGTCGATCACCATCTGTCGCACCAGCTTTTACCTTCTCATGTGCAAACTGCTGTACATTAGTTTGCCCCTATCCTTTTTGTCCAGCACCTGGACCTGTAGCAACACCCTGCTCGTTAACCTCCACTTGTTGCTGCACCTCGACTTTAGATTTCTCAAGATTTTGCACAACCTCCGACTTCTTCTAATTATTCCTCATAAGCACAACATTGTCCATAGCGATTGGACATGAGTTACTCTGCCCAACAATAGCTACATCCTGTGAAAATCTAGCAAAAGCTATTTCAATAGGAACTATAGCAGTACTAGCGACAGCTGCTACATGTGATGTCTTAAACGGATTTTCAGCATACTCATGATCCCCCTGATGTGATTTTGAAGCTTGTGTAGCAGTTATAGGATTAAACAAGAAATTTCATAGGTGGTATATCTGGTTCAAGGTTTCAAGAGGATTAAACAAAATTAACCAGGTTTAAACAGGATTAAATAGGATTAACTAGATAAACAAGAAATTTCATAGGTGGTATATCTGGTTCAACTTATTCTTAATTTTTGGACTTGTCTCTAATTTCTCTATAGCCAGTGCTAGTCGCGGTTCTGATTTATTATGTGCAAATAGCTGAAAAGAAGTTGGGTGTTGGTTCATAGGCTGAAGATATTAAGTACCTCATACGAAAGTCTGACAAACCCAGCTAACAACTGAACTTTTATTTAATCTGACTTGacttgttaaaatattttttagtgttcGATCTACTTGACTTGTAAGTGATgtgtaataatattttttgacaGTCTAAACTTCAGAATCGCTAAAGTTCTGGAGAAACAGCAAATGATGCATTTAGGACTGTATTTGGAAAGGAGCAACCTAGTCGGGTTAGATGCTATGGTAGATCGGTGACGACAAGCTCTctgaaaaaagatgaagaaatcacCAAGCTTAAACAAAAGCATGCCGACGAAATAACTTCTCTGaaggaagaaatgaaggaaatgatgaGGGAAGAAATGCGATATTTTTTAGTCAATTGGTGAAAAACAACCCTCGACTAGATTTTCATGATATACAAGGGTGTGTTGGATCTAATATTCCTTCACCGGTTAATGCAAGTAGTGCACGAACTATGAGAGGCAAAAATTTACAACATTCTTCTGGCTCAACTCATGCCCCGAGTATTGAAAAGGTATTTATATTTTACAATTCCAAAAACTACCTCAATCTTAAGTAACTTACAAAATCATGCTTTCTATAAGTGTGTGATAGGAAACTGAATCTATTGCCATGACTAAGATTCTAGGGGTCATAATGTTTGAAAGTAGACAATAGAAAAATATTTGTAGAGTTGGTTATTGGTATCTCAATAGGTATTTTGTTTTTTTCAGGAGATCATTTTGGAACAGTGTTACCTATAAATATTTTAAGTTCATGTATAATGATTTCTTAATAAGCACACAAGGTTTAATGCAATGATTTGAGGCacaaaaagaaaatatcaaagatTTGCATTTGACAAGAGTATTCCAATCCTTTTGAAGGGTTAGTAAATTGTAGCTTCTAATTTTTATACTatttcgtgtgtgtgtgtgttgtttcctaatttttcattttgaatGTGTAGGAATAGGTGATGCAATTGGAAATGGTGGCCACAAATCAATTTGAATCATTAAAGTGGATGGTGAAGACCTTTTGAACAAGATGTTTATTTTTGTTGACACTAAATATGAGTACATTTGTTTTTGTAGAGGTCTTTGCTAGTGAACTTCTTGAACCAACATTGCTTTATTACTATAGATAGTACACAAAGTGTGTTTCTTTTGTTGAAATTTATTTCAAGTATatgcatttgaattatttttattctATTACTTATCATTTAAATTAAtgcttcatatatatatatatgtgtgtgtgtttgtgtgtgtgtgtgagagagagagagagaggactTGATGCAAACAAATATAGTTTTTAACCACAAAATTGTGGCTAATAtaagtatttgaaaaataattttttagtgTAGACAAAATCGCCACACTTAGAAAGTGTGGCCATAGGGATTGTCAATCTGGCATTGTTAATGATAAAAGTTGCTCTAGAAGCCACATTTTGTAAGCGTGGCCTATAACGTGACAAATATCACGCTTTATAAGTGTAGCCTTATGTCACAAAAGCGTGGCTATATGAGAAAATATAAGTGTGGCCTTTGTACCGTATCGGCCACACTTTTAAAGCGTGGCTTCTAAGGCAACACCTACAAAGCATGGCCAATAGTCAAAGGTTATGGTACTTTAGGTCATCCCCCAAAAAGCATTGCCTAAAGTCGTAAAGTGTTGCCTTTGCCCAAATGCTGCACTTCTTGTCATCTTAGGCCACACTTCTCAGGGGTGGTTGTAGGCCTAAAATGTTGTAGTGtgtgttgagcaaggattatgaatATTCTCATGGAGATTACTTATcattgagtattggtgctagttgaggtagttagatgttggaacaagttttgtTATAGACGATTTTCCCTTGCcaggacgtatttacttatacaGTCGATTCCCTTGAggggatagtgttgtttctttattgatcccttgccgggactcttgttgtgattggtgttgaactgtatatgtggatcagtttgcacgccacaacaataatatgtttggatcgggttgcacgccgcaacaataaaatgtttggatcgggttgcacgccgcaacaataatataattggatcgggttgcatgccgcaacagtgataaataatatggatcgggttgcatgctacaatagtgttattatgttttgggatcaGGTTACACGCCACAACAATTGATAATACAAAGTGTTTGTGGATTGGTTAtgagttccttattgttttgctgtaAATTATAGATTTGTCCTTATgcttttctcttaatttactgttggtattgatattcccccgcagcatgtagcccctcccatctttacttgtttattcctgttttattttccgctACATATTATATagctgcacaggtttatttggtagtctggtcctagcctagtcactacttcgctggggttaggccaagcacttaccaacacatggggttggttgtgctgatactacactctgcactatgtgcagatcccgaagCAACAACATTTGGACCGTagcattgggtggctgccttcagtccagttagagaatcccgaggtagtcctacaggcgtccgcatgcccgacattctcttctatctttatatgtaTTCTGTTTTTAATTACTTTAGAGATAGATTGTACCTTTCTttccagacatttgtatgtagtattcgtagatggtccgtgccattgtgacaccagattccgggtagagatgtatgttAGTATTGTCATAATagttttggctaagttatcagattaagtctaccgcatgtatttatttatcgttaatatttcattgttgatcgcatgttaatttaaattgttaaaaaggctaaACAAAAGTGTTAGTGATTCTATATTatgcggcttgcctagcttttacgagtaggtgccatcacgactcccgagggtgggaaatctagGTCGTAGTAGATAATGTCCCTATTAGTAGGAGTGTTGACTGGATaactacgtgatgagtatgatgtgactgtgagaTGTGTTCATATTAATCGAACGAgacaagaagggtctgcttggAGGTAGTAAGTACTATCTGGTGCTGGATTTTCCATCATGATTTGATATATAGCCGAGTTGTGGGCGTGTTAAAGGACCTTTTCATGTTGCCTAGCTGGgcagtgaagtagatttcatgttgctgtatgagttcagacttaggaagaccAAGTGACTACGTAATAtctatgacggtggaagggtataaagagatattagtttgaggcgaagcaggtgggttatctcctgcgggtgTTCAGAATTGGCGTGATCCTTTATGTTGTTATTGGAAGATCTTTGTTACCAGTGAagtatatgtgttgcaatttgaatttgggtcgcctaagagagtgggcttgactgttacgagagtgaatgcaAGATTTGAAGAAGATTTgaggtactagatggtctgtgttgtacgagcttatggaggattgagtttatcacactatggtattatggaagtGATAGAGTATACGCATTATGTGTTATTGTGTgatttgatctatggctttgagccaagagGGGAAGCCTGTTATTGATTAGttaattgcacggttatgtgctatgttggttccagtttgaggcgtacgagtgaatcagttatggcttacgaagattgagaccgaggatggctcgagtaaaggaaaattttgacaaaggttatgttatgcttcataggcgtatgagaatcacggaatgtcttgagggattattggtaaaggatgctcggtgcatagggcaggaaattgcttggttgcattaaggtgaggttacattctgcggtgtcagagtgctaatgaggcacatgttgttcggttcgtttgatcaggctaattgcagtttgagtaaAGTGAATGACTcgcgagaatggttctaatgtgttcatgattttacatgtaataattggagattttcaagttgtacATTTGGCTAggaactgaggtttgcattggagggtgacAAGACTTGTGTCacttctatatcaattatgggattctatatatcagtatcaggaaggtaatgGCTTCAGATTCGCAGGAAGTCACTTCAGGGTAGGCATTTGGAATGTGATCCATTTGGGAATATCTACGAGAGTATCCAGCAGTTTATGAGCtttagacggtgtggttttatgcttgcgTCTCGTATGGTGAGTcggggttgaggaattgtggtgttatagcaaaaaggagtatcaagttgaaggtaaatcagaaggaaactcggagaaatgggatagcttggtagtaggccgaatcggtatggtaaggatatgattagttcgttgaatgcttatgaggtaatgagttaaTACAGGGGTTTCGCGGCAATTCTCTTGGTTTTAGtggcttgcgtagcttggttgagttagaaggattcagtcctgacagttttgttttgtgcaaatggaatttggagagttcttgatggtttctactatGGTTTGAGACGTACATTTTCTACGAGCGTGAGGAGCGTGGGGTGTGTAGTAATTTTCATTTAAacgggatcaatggaaagtttttGGCTAGTTGAGTATGTAGATATTTTtggctcggaagggatatgaagttctcatgattATCTTAGGAGGGTATAGTATATGCGGTAGGTGGTGTAGGATCGAGATttggcatgtgtaaggtcacggttcagtttggaaaggaaggtcacaaattcttggGCAGCACGACAGCTTTAGACGattaaggaaattgtatttcTAATTGGCGTGACTTGATGAGGGTATACGACActctcttgttagatcgactgctgatattcgagtttgcttggtggcacagaagaattataagagtacctctcgtggaatgattgggtattagaggtgtgttgtatattcggacgacagaattgggatcagatatagAGATTtgtgtgctatatggagttggagactaggagttctcatatacaggttatgttgtggttgtgggtcaTGTGTATCGGCAATGTGTAATGACTATcaaggtttggagacccgagtggatcttttgatgcttggcatgttagattttgatgtaatattgggtatagactgCTTGTCTTtgtgtcgtgttattctggactattgcccGAATGCGGTgatattggctatgccgggagtgccacggattgagtggcgaggttcaacGAATTAAGTTCCCAGTAAGGTtgtttcatttttgaagacc includes the following:
- the LOC107821229 gene encoding uncharacterized protein LOC107821229, yielding MQMIKAHKFQGRYSVRNTWHASKLWINTNLPQAVDFKSRLASVNEANSFRISQIPSQCSYSVSDVLAAGIVEVKTIRELVDCMFSWLIMRCFLLQGILPREVEKRMDHM